In Massilia forsythiae, one DNA window encodes the following:
- the pstB gene encoding phosphate ABC transporter ATP-binding protein PstB encodes MQAVNVNQAAGQPKTRTIDIAGLNFYYGKTQSLKNVSLAIHDKQVTAFIGPSGCGKSTLLRTLNRMYDLYPGQRAEGSILYRGRNILEPGVDVNMLRAKVGMVFQKPTPFPMSVYDNIAFGVRLYEKLSKGEMDERVEWALKKAALWTEVKDKLNKSGLSLSGGQQQRLCIARGVAVKPDVLLLDEPTSALDPISTAKIEELISELKQDYTIAIVTHNMQQAARCSDYTAYMYLGELVEFGETDQLFINPTRKETQDYITGRFG; translated from the coding sequence ATGCAAGCCGTGAACGTGAACCAGGCCGCCGGCCAGCCGAAGACCAGGACCATCGATATCGCCGGCCTGAATTTTTACTACGGCAAGACCCAGAGCCTGAAGAACGTCAGCCTGGCGATCCACGACAAGCAGGTGACCGCCTTCATCGGCCCGTCCGGCTGCGGCAAGTCGACCCTGCTGCGCACGCTGAACCGCATGTACGATCTGTACCCCGGCCAGCGCGCCGAAGGCAGCATCCTCTACCGCGGACGCAACATCCTGGAGCCGGGCGTGGACGTCAACATGCTGCGCGCCAAGGTCGGCATGGTGTTCCAGAAGCCGACCCCGTTCCCGATGTCGGTGTACGACAACATCGCCTTCGGCGTGCGCCTGTACGAAAAGCTGTCCAAGGGAGAAATGGACGAGCGCGTCGAATGGGCACTGAAGAAAGCGGCGCTGTGGACCGAGGTGAAGGATAAGCTGAACAAGAGCGGCCTGTCGCTGTCCGGCGGCCAGCAGCAGCGCTTGTGCATCGCGCGCGGCGTGGCGGTGAAGCCGGACGTGCTGCTGCTGGACGAGCCGACCTCGGCGCTGGACCCGATCTCGACCGCCAAGATCGAGGAATTGATCAGCGAGCTGAAGCAGGATTACACGATCGCCATCGTGACCCACAACATGCAGCAGGCGGCGCGCTGCTCGGACTACACCGCCTACATGTACCTGGGCGAACTGGTCGAATTCGGCGAGACCGACCAGTTGTTCATCAATCCCACGCGCAAGGAAACGCAGGACTACATCACCGGCCGCTTTGGATAG
- the pstA gene encoding phosphate ABC transporter permease PstA gives MDAGAKNPVYRRRLLGHRIGIALSIGAMAVGLGFLAWILATLLIHGVGALSHTLFSLDTPAPGSAGGLRNAILGSLLMVGLSTLVSTPIGILAGIYLAEYGQNNRFAAVTRFVTDIMLSAPSIVIGLFVYALYVAKVQHFSGYAGTIALSLIAIPVVVRTTDNMLHLVPNSLLEAAFALGAPRWKVALTVRLRAVKAGVVTGVLLAVARIAGETAPLLFTALNNQFFTADMNQPMANLPVVIYRFAMSPYDDWQSIAWGGALLVTFSVLLLNILSRTVFRQKNP, from the coding sequence ATGGACGCCGGCGCGAAAAACCCCGTCTACCGCCGCCGCCTGCTCGGCCACCGCATCGGCATCGCGCTGTCGATCGGCGCGATGGCCGTCGGCCTGGGCTTCCTGGCCTGGATCCTGGCCACCCTGCTGATCCACGGCGTCGGCGCGCTGTCGCACACGCTGTTCTCGCTGGACACGCCGGCGCCCGGCAGTGCCGGCGGCCTGCGCAACGCCATCCTCGGCAGCCTGCTGATGGTCGGCCTGTCGACCCTGGTCAGCACCCCGATCGGCATCCTGGCCGGCATCTACCTGGCGGAATACGGCCAGAACAACCGCTTCGCCGCCGTCACCCGCTTCGTCACCGACATCATGCTGTCGGCGCCGTCGATCGTGATCGGCCTGTTCGTGTACGCGCTGTACGTGGCCAAGGTGCAGCATTTTTCCGGCTACGCCGGCACCATCGCGCTGTCCCTGATCGCGATCCCGGTGGTGGTGCGCACCACCGACAACATGCTGCACCTGGTGCCTAACAGCCTGCTGGAAGCCGCGTTCGCGCTGGGCGCGCCGCGCTGGAAGGTGGCGCTGACGGTGCGCCTGCGCGCGGTCAAGGCGGGCGTGGTCACCGGCGTGCTGCTGGCCGTGGCGCGTATCGCCGGCGAGACCGCGCCGCTGCTGTTCACCGCGCTCAACAACCAGTTCTTCACTGCCGACATGAACCAGCCGATGGCCAACCTGCCGGTGGTGATCTACCGCTTCGCCATGAGCCCGTACGACGATTGGCAGTCGATCGCCTGGGGCGGGGCGTTGCTGGTGACCTTCAGCGTGCTGCTCCTGAATATCCTGTCGCGGACCGTGTTCCGCCAAAAGAATCCGTGA
- the pstC gene encoding phosphate ABC transporter permease subunit PstC, producing MRTQRMQDFIFHKVTLLFAASVLVVLVGIIISLAIGAAPAFREFGPAFIASAEWDPVNDKFGALIAITGTLATSVIALLVAFPISFGIALFLTEICPAWLRRPMGMAVELLAGVPSIIYGMWGLFVFAPIFGDHVQPLLKHTLGVLPVVGPLFQGPTMGLGVLTAGLILAIMIIPFIASVMRDVFEIVPTVLKESAYGLGCTKWEVVRKVVLPYTRAGVVGGVMLGLGRALGETMAVTFVIGNANELSLSLFAAGNSISSTLANEFAEASSPLHVSSLFALGLILFAITFIVLSAAKLMLLGMSRKEGAK from the coding sequence ATGCGCACGCAAAGGATGCAGGACTTCATCTTCCACAAGGTGACCTTGCTGTTCGCCGCCTCGGTGCTGGTGGTCCTGGTCGGCATCATCATCTCGCTGGCGATCGGCGCCGCGCCGGCCTTCCGCGAATTCGGCCCGGCCTTCATCGCCAGCGCCGAATGGGATCCGGTCAACGATAAGTTCGGCGCCCTCATTGCCATCACCGGCACGCTGGCGACCTCGGTCATCGCGCTGCTGGTGGCGTTCCCGATCAGCTTCGGCATCGCGCTGTTCCTGACCGAGATCTGCCCGGCCTGGCTGCGCCGCCCGATGGGCATGGCGGTCGAGCTGCTGGCCGGCGTGCCGTCGATCATCTACGGCATGTGGGGCCTGTTCGTGTTCGCGCCGATCTTCGGCGACCACGTGCAGCCGCTGCTCAAGCACACGCTGGGCGTGCTGCCGGTCGTCGGTCCGCTGTTCCAGGGCCCGACCATGGGCCTGGGCGTGCTGACCGCCGGCCTGATCCTGGCGATCATGATCATCCCCTTCATCGCCTCGGTGATGCGCGACGTGTTCGAGATCGTGCCGACCGTGCTCAAGGAATCGGCCTACGGCCTCGGCTGCACCAAGTGGGAAGTGGTGCGCAAGGTGGTGCTGCCGTACACCCGCGCCGGCGTGGTCGGCGGCGTGATGCTGGGCCTGGGCCGCGCGCTGGGCGAGACCATGGCCGTCACCTTCGTGATCGGCAACGCCAACGAACTGTCGCTGTCGCTGTTCGCCGCCGGCAATTCGATTTCCTCGACGCTGGCCAACGAATTCGCCGAAGCCAGCTCGCCGCTGCACGTGTCCTCGCTGTTCGCGCTGGGCCTGATCCTGTTCGCGATCACCTTCATCGTGCTGTCGGCCGCCAAGCTGATGCTGCTCGGGATGTCGCGCAAGGAAGGGGCGAAATGA
- the pstS gene encoding phosphate ABC transporter substrate-binding protein PstS, which yields MKQLLATIIIGTSAAFAANAALAADITGAGATFPYPIYAKWAEMYKKASGNGLNYQSVGSGAGIKQIKAKTVDFGASDMPLAADELNQAGLFQFPAIMGGVVTVVNLDGIAPGQMKLTGPVIADIYLGKITKWNDQQIAALNPGVKLPAEDITVVHRADSSGTSFLFTDYLSKTNADFKTKIGAGTAVKWATGVGGKGNDGVAANVQRIKGSIGYVEWAYAKKNKMAHTQLKNRDGAYLQPDDDAFKAAAANADWAKTPGFAVVLTDQPGKAAWPITGVSYILVHKQQADAAKGKEVLSFFDWSFKNGAAAATDLDYVPLPASVTKLVQDAWKANMKDASGKAVW from the coding sequence ATGAAGCAACTGCTGGCTACCATCATCATCGGCACCTCGGCCGCCTTTGCGGCCAACGCCGCGCTGGCTGCCGACATCACCGGTGCGGGCGCCACGTTCCCGTATCCGATCTACGCCAAGTGGGCCGAAATGTACAAGAAGGCCAGCGGCAACGGCCTGAACTACCAGTCGGTCGGCTCGGGCGCGGGCATCAAGCAGATCAAGGCCAAGACGGTCGACTTCGGCGCTTCGGACATGCCGCTGGCAGCCGACGAGCTGAACCAGGCCGGCCTGTTCCAGTTCCCGGCCATCATGGGCGGCGTGGTCACCGTGGTCAACCTGGACGGCATCGCTCCGGGCCAGATGAAGCTGACCGGCCCGGTCATCGCCGACATCTACCTCGGCAAGATCACCAAGTGGAACGACCAGCAGATCGCCGCCCTGAACCCGGGCGTCAAGCTGCCGGCCGAGGACATCACCGTGGTGCACCGCGCCGACAGCTCGGGCACCTCGTTCCTGTTCACCGACTACCTGTCCAAGACCAACGCCGACTTCAAGACCAAGATCGGCGCCGGCACCGCGGTCAAGTGGGCCACCGGCGTGGGCGGCAAGGGCAACGACGGCGTCGCCGCCAACGTCCAGCGCATCAAGGGTTCGATCGGCTACGTCGAGTGGGCCTATGCCAAGAAGAACAAGATGGCGCACACCCAGCTGAAGAACCGCGACGGCGCCTACCTGCAGCCGGACGACGACGCCTTCAAGGCCGCCGCCGCCAACGCCGACTGGGCCAAGACCCCGGGCTTCGCGGTGGTCCTGACCGACCAGCCGGGCAAGGCCGCCTGGCCGATCACCGGCGTGTCCTACATCCTGGTGCACAAGCAGCAGGCGGATGCGGCCAAGGGCAAGGAAGTGCTGAGCTTCTTCGACTGGTCGTTCAAGAACGGCGCCGCCGCGGCCACCGACCTCGACTACGTGCCGCTGCCCGCCAGCGTCACCAAGCTGGTGCAGGATGCCTGGAAGGCCAACATGAAGGATGCGTCGGGCAAGGCCGTCTGGTAA
- a CDS encoding PilZ domain-containing protein, with protein sequence MVFTEQRQSARKILKVKALVALEGQAPLPARTADIGANGVSVTLQQPLQVGQGAQVGFDLLVEGRPATLQARVKVMYCIFGGGEFKVGFQFVNLDLKAMGHLARFLR encoded by the coding sequence ATGGTGTTTACGGAACAACGACAATCGGCGCGCAAGATCCTCAAGGTCAAGGCGCTGGTGGCGCTGGAGGGGCAAGCGCCGCTGCCGGCGCGCACGGCGGACATCGGCGCCAACGGCGTCAGCGTCACGCTGCAGCAGCCGCTGCAGGTGGGGCAGGGCGCCCAGGTCGGCTTCGACCTGCTGGTGGAGGGCAGGCCGGCGACGCTGCAGGCGCGCGTGAAGGTCATGTACTGCATCTTCGGCGGCGGCGAATTCAAGGTCGGTTTCCAGTTCGTCAACCTCGACCTGAAGGCCATGGGCCACCTGGCGCGCTTCCTGCGCTAG
- the radA gene encoding DNA repair protein RadA, translated as MAKPRTSFVCSECGAVASRWSGQCPDCKAWNTMTEQVETAGLNRMSQTQHHKSLAQTAPVLSLKDIEAIDVPRFGTGIEEFDRVLGGGLVSGGVVLIGGDPGIGKSTLLLQALSSLAATRNTLYVSGEESGAQIALRARRLQVEAKDLKLQAEIQLEKILGTLADLKPDVAVIDSIQTLYSDALTSAPGSVSQVRECAAQLTRVAKQTGVTIILVGHVTKEGALAGPRVLEHIVDTVLYFEGDTQSSYRLVRAIKNRFGAVNELGVFAMTEKGLKGVSNPSALFLSQHDSQVPGSCVMVTQEGTRPLLVEVQALVDASHLPNARRLSVGLEQNRLAMLLAVLHRHAGIAAFDQDVFINAVGGVKITEPAADLAVLLAINSSMRNKPLPRGLVVFGEVGLAGEIRPAPRGQERLREAAKLGFSVAVIPKANAPKQPIEGMTIIAVERIDQAFSKLRELD; from the coding sequence ATGGCTAAACCACGTACCAGTTTCGTTTGCAGCGAGTGCGGCGCCGTCGCCAGCCGCTGGAGCGGGCAATGTCCAGACTGCAAGGCCTGGAACACCATGACCGAACAGGTCGAGACCGCGGGCCTGAACCGCATGTCGCAGACCCAGCATCATAAAAGCCTGGCGCAGACCGCGCCCGTGCTGTCGCTCAAGGACATCGAGGCGATCGACGTGCCGCGCTTCGGCACCGGCATCGAGGAATTCGACCGCGTGCTGGGCGGCGGCCTGGTCTCCGGCGGCGTGGTGTTGATCGGCGGCGATCCCGGCATCGGCAAGTCGACCCTGCTGCTGCAGGCGCTGTCGAGCCTGGCGGCCACGCGCAATACGCTGTACGTGTCGGGCGAGGAGTCCGGCGCCCAGATCGCGCTGCGCGCGCGCCGCCTGCAGGTGGAAGCGAAGGACCTCAAGCTGCAGGCCGAGATCCAGCTGGAAAAGATCCTCGGCACGCTGGCGGACCTGAAGCCGGACGTGGCGGTGATCGACTCGATCCAGACCCTGTACTCGGACGCGCTGACCTCGGCGCCGGGCTCGGTCTCTCAGGTGCGCGAGTGTGCGGCCCAGCTCACGCGCGTGGCCAAGCAGACCGGCGTGACCATCATCCTGGTCGGCCACGTGACCAAGGAAGGCGCGCTGGCCGGCCCGCGCGTGCTGGAGCACATCGTCGACACCGTGTTGTACTTCGAGGGCGACACCCAGAGCAGCTACCGCCTGGTGCGGGCGATCAAGAACCGCTTCGGCGCGGTCAACGAGCTGGGCGTGTTCGCGATGACGGAAAAGGGGCTGAAGGGCGTCTCGAACCCGTCGGCGCTGTTCCTGTCGCAGCACGACAGCCAGGTGCCGGGTTCCTGCGTGATGGTGACCCAGGAAGGCACGCGCCCGCTGCTGGTCGAGGTGCAGGCGCTGGTCGACGCCAGCCACCTGCCGAACGCGCGCCGGCTGTCGGTGGGCCTGGAACAGAATCGCCTGGCGATGCTGCTGGCGGTGCTGCACCGCCATGCCGGCATCGCCGCCTTCGACCAGGACGTGTTCATCAACGCGGTGGGTGGCGTCAAGATCACCGAACCGGCGGCCGACCTGGCCGTGTTGCTGGCAATCAATTCTTCGATGCGCAACAAGCCGCTGCCGCGCGGGCTGGTGGTGTTCGGCGAGGTCGGCCTGGCCGGCGAGATCCGCCCCGCGCCACGCGGCCAGGAGCGCCTGCGCGAAGCGGCCAAGCTGGGCTTCTCGGTGGCGGTGATTCCCAAGGCCAACGCGCCCAAGCAGCCGATTGAGGGCATGACCATCATCGCGGTGGAGCGCATCGACCAGGCCTTCAGCAAGCTGCGCGAGCTGGATTGA
- the alr gene encoding alanine racemase, whose product MPRPLHATIHLDAMQRNLVRARTFAPAARIWAVVKANAYGHGLERGMRGFVQADGLALIETENALRLRELGWVKPILLLEGIFDASDVPLLAEYNINSTVHCLEQIKMLEYTQLYRPIDVQLKMNTGMNRLGFRPDEFRTAYARLRAIRGIRHITLMTHFANADELEHPRLSIGEQVRRFRQGADGLPGERSLSNSGGVLHQAALFGDEAGELHNDWVRPGIMLYGGTPGARPAADFGLLPTMTLKSEIIGIQELEAGDSVGYGSRFQAPGPMTVGVVACGYADGYPRHAGHGTPVLVDGVRTSLVGRVSMDMMTVDLSPVPNARVGSKVTLWGDGLPIDEVAQAAGTIGYELMCALAPRVRVAEGRVDSD is encoded by the coding sequence ATGCCCCGTCCTCTCCACGCCACCATCCACCTCGACGCCATGCAGCGCAACCTGGTCCGTGCCCGCACGTTTGCGCCGGCGGCCAGGATCTGGGCGGTGGTCAAGGCGAATGCCTATGGCCATGGCCTGGAGCGCGGCATGCGCGGCTTCGTGCAGGCCGACGGCCTGGCGCTGATCGAGACCGAGAACGCGCTGCGCCTGCGCGAACTGGGCTGGGTCAAGCCGATCTTGCTGCTGGAAGGAATCTTCGACGCGTCCGACGTGCCGCTGCTGGCCGAGTACAACATCAACAGCACCGTGCACTGCCTGGAGCAAATCAAGATGCTCGAATATACCCAGCTGTACCGGCCGATCGACGTGCAACTGAAGATGAACACCGGCATGAACCGTCTCGGTTTCCGTCCCGACGAATTCCGCACCGCCTACGCGCGCCTGCGCGCGATCCGCGGCATCCGCCACATCACGCTGATGACGCACTTCGCCAATGCCGACGAGCTGGAGCATCCGCGCCTGTCGATCGGCGAACAGGTGCGCCGCTTCCGCCAGGGCGCCGACGGCTTGCCGGGCGAGCGCAGCCTGTCGAATTCGGGCGGCGTGCTGCACCAGGCCGCGCTGTTCGGCGACGAGGCGGGCGAGCTGCACAACGACTGGGTGCGCCCCGGCATCATGCTGTATGGCGGCACGCCCGGCGCACGCCCGGCCGCCGACTTCGGCCTGCTGCCGACCATGACCCTGAAATCCGAGATCATCGGCATCCAGGAACTCGAGGCCGGCGACAGCGTCGGCTACGGCAGCCGCTTCCAGGCGCCCGGGCCGATGACGGTGGGCGTGGTGGCCTGCGGCTATGCCGACGGTTATCCGCGCCATGCCGGGCACGGCACGCCGGTGCTGGTCGACGGCGTGCGCACCAGCCTGGTCGGGCGCGTCTCGATGGACATGATGACGGTCGACCTGTCGCCGGTGCCGAACGCGCGCGTGGGCAGCAAGGTCACACTCTGGGGCGACGGTTTGCCGATCGACGAGGTGGCGCAGGCCGCCGGCACCATCGGCTACGAGTTGATGTGTGCGCTGGCCCCGCGCGTGCGCGTGGCCGAAGGGCGCGTCGACAGCGACTGA
- the lplT gene encoding lysophospholipid transporter LplT — MNRGFYTIMAAQFFSSLADNALIFVAIGLLTAMNAPAELTPLLKLSFALFYVVLAAFVGAFADSMPKGRVMFIANLIKVAGCSLIFVGVHPLIACAVVGFGAAVYSPAKYGILTELLPPEKLVAANGWIEGLTVMSIIFGTVMGGLLVGTHGGAWLASLDFPFIDTPINSPTRASLAVLIGVYALAAGFNLRIPDTGARYEHQERNPARLIADFAECSSTLWKDKLGQISLAVTTLFWGASATLQFVVINWAERSLDMPLDKATSLIGVVAIGVAVGAALAAKVIPLRKSLSVIPLGIIMGLVVTSMTMVHSLYVAVPLLMIIGLLSGFFVVPMNALLQHRGHVLMSAGHSIAVQNFNENLSILSMLALYAIMITLKLDLNIIIVLFGLSLAGIMYLIKRRHTANQRQHDSLGLIGEHKH; from the coding sequence ATGAATCGCGGTTTTTATACCATCATGGCGGCGCAGTTCTTCTCGTCGCTGGCCGATAACGCGCTCATCTTTGTCGCGATCGGCCTGCTGACGGCAATGAACGCACCGGCGGAGCTGACTCCGCTGTTGAAACTGTCTTTCGCGCTGTTCTACGTCGTGCTGGCCGCGTTCGTGGGCGCGTTCGCCGACTCGATGCCCAAGGGCCGGGTCATGTTCATCGCCAACCTGATCAAGGTGGCCGGCTGCAGCCTGATCTTCGTCGGCGTGCACCCCCTGATCGCCTGCGCGGTGGTCGGCTTCGGCGCCGCCGTGTATTCTCCCGCCAAGTACGGCATCCTGACCGAACTGCTGCCGCCGGAAAAGCTGGTGGCCGCCAACGGCTGGATCGAGGGCCTGACCGTGATGTCGATCATCTTCGGCACCGTGATGGGCGGCCTGCTGGTCGGCACCCATGGCGGCGCCTGGCTGGCAAGTCTCGACTTTCCCTTCATCGACACACCGATCAACAGCCCGACGCGCGCCTCGCTGGCGGTGCTGATCGGCGTGTACGCGCTGGCGGCCGGCTTCAACCTGCGCATCCCGGACACCGGCGCCCGCTACGAACACCAGGAACGCAATCCTGCCAGGCTGATCGCCGACTTCGCCGAGTGCTCGTCGACGCTGTGGAAGGACAAGCTGGGCCAGATCTCGCTGGCCGTGACCACGCTGTTCTGGGGCGCCAGCGCCACCCTGCAGTTCGTGGTCATCAACTGGGCGGAACGCTCGCTGGATATGCCGCTCGACAAGGCGACCAGCCTGATCGGCGTGGTGGCGATCGGCGTGGCGGTCGGCGCCGCGCTGGCGGCCAAGGTCATTCCGCTGCGCAAGTCGCTGAGCGTGATCCCGCTCGGCATCATCATGGGCCTGGTGGTCACCAGCATGACCATGGTGCATTCGCTGTACGTGGCGGTGCCGCTGTTGATGATCATCGGCCTGCTGTCCGGCTTCTTCGTGGTGCCGATGAACGCCCTGCTGCAGCACCGCGGCCACGTCCTGATGAGCGCCGGCCACTCGATCGCGGTGCAGAACTTCAACGAAAACCTGTCGATCCTGTCGATGCTGGCGCTGTACGCCATCATGATCACGCTGAAGCTCGACCTGAACATCATCATCGTGCTGTTCGGGCTGTCGCTGGCCGGCATCATGTACCTGATCAAGCGCCGCCACACGGCCAACCAGCGCCAGCACGACTCGCTGGGGCTGATCGGCGAGCACAAGCACTGA
- a CDS encoding DUF1853 family protein: protein MTPPADNYQAAFERRWGHLRRERVRALAWLLDAPDLLDVHDPHWQGRIATLGPVTPATAAWLAELDRDPARLDAALGTRPMTRLGLYAEKLMAFYFAEQGRLVLHGLQVRAARNDTVGEFDFLLDDGAGGLEHIEFATKFYLLQDGVHGGAGGSLAAGFDSFVGPNLADSLGRKMRKVFERQLALGDHPAARAVLPRPVTAARALVKGWLFYPAGTYMDMKGISALHCRGFWCAAGEIGRLEAERFLVLPRLQWLAPFRAASAAWMLDRAQLAAELADHFAASGTPLLVALVREEPGSIVEIDRGFIVPDDWHTRAGARLHP from the coding sequence GTGACACCGCCGGCCGACAATTACCAGGCCGCATTCGAGCGGCGCTGGGGCCACCTGCGCCGCGAGCGGGTGCGCGCGCTGGCCTGGCTGCTGGATGCGCCCGACCTGCTCGACGTCCACGATCCGCACTGGCAGGGCCGCATCGCCACGCTGGGGCCGGTGACGCCCGCCACCGCCGCCTGGCTGGCCGAGCTCGACCGCGATCCGGCACGGCTGGACGCGGCGCTCGGCACGCGCCCGATGACGCGCCTCGGCCTGTACGCGGAAAAGCTGATGGCCTTCTATTTCGCCGAGCAGGGCCGGCTGGTGCTGCACGGCCTGCAGGTGCGCGCCGCGCGCAACGACACCGTCGGCGAATTCGATTTCCTGCTGGACGACGGCGCCGGCGGGCTCGAGCACATCGAATTCGCCACCAAGTTCTACCTGCTGCAGGATGGCGTCCACGGCGGCGCCGGCGGCAGCCTGGCGGCCGGCTTCGACAGCTTCGTCGGCCCCAACCTGGCCGACAGCCTGGGCCGCAAGATGCGCAAGGTGTTCGAGCGCCAGCTGGCGCTGGGCGACCATCCGGCCGCGCGCGCGGTGCTGCCGCGCCCGGTGACCGCGGCGCGCGCGCTGGTCAAGGGCTGGCTGTTCTATCCGGCCGGCACGTACATGGACATGAAAGGCATTTCGGCGCTGCATTGCCGCGGCTTCTGGTGCGCGGCCGGCGAGATCGGCCGCCTGGAAGCCGAGCGCTTCCTGGTCCTGCCGCGCCTGCAATGGCTGGCGCCGTTCCGCGCCGCTTCCGCGGCGTGGATGCTGGACCGAGCCCAGCTGGCGGCCGAATTGGCGGACCACTTCGCCGCCTCGGGGACACCGTTGCTGGTGGCGCTGGTGCGCGAGGAACCCGGCAGCATCGTCGAGATCGACCGCGGCTTCATCGTCCCCGACGACTGGCACACCCGCGCCGGCGCACGCCTGCATCCCTGA
- a CDS encoding uracil-DNA glycosylase family protein: MNGFVERDAIFLAEMGLGPLWRLRAAPAAAAGAQAGDAGGDDVAVSEAAFAVAPAPSQGAAHPPSGAGAEARAAAQPAPPAPQQAADAVRPPPVSPPVLQQAAPQGRTQQEPPAAPRPAAAQTAQPLPPAPTGPRPLQPVAQAVSALAPEASAWDDGPAAPDATPEQIAAMDWDQLNLAIATCRRCSACRDGRAPVPGTGARTARWLVAAGASTAADEKARLPLAGDPGKLLDNMLAAVGMGRERDVYVTNLIKCRPLTAAGAERAPSATEAAACRLYLEREAALTGAATVLTLGQIAANTLLGRPLAEPLAGARGAVHAVPLNAAELALVATLHPGELLRRGADKAQAWADLCRARAAQPGQADGG; this comes from the coding sequence ATGAACGGATTTGTCGAGCGCGACGCCATCTTCCTGGCCGAGATGGGCCTGGGGCCGCTGTGGCGGCTGCGTGCGGCGCCGGCAGCGGCTGCCGGTGCGCAGGCGGGCGATGCCGGCGGCGATGACGTCGCCGTTTCCGAAGCGGCGTTCGCCGTGGCGCCGGCGCCTTCGCAGGGCGCAGCGCATCCGCCGTCGGGCGCCGGTGCCGAAGCCCGTGCTGCGGCGCAGCCGGCGCCGCCCGCGCCGCAGCAGGCGGCGGATGCCGTCCGTCCGCCGCCCGTTTCGCCGCCTGTGCTGCAGCAGGCGGCGCCGCAGGGGCGCACGCAGCAGGAGCCGCCGGCCGCGCCGCGTCCCGCCGCAGCGCAGACCGCGCAGCCGCTGCCGCCGGCGCCGACCGGGCCGCGTCCGCTGCAGCCGGTGGCGCAGGCGGTATCCGCGCTGGCGCCGGAGGCATCGGCCTGGGACGACGGCCCCGCCGCGCCGGACGCCACGCCCGAACAGATCGCGGCCATGGACTGGGACCAGCTGAACCTGGCGATCGCCACCTGCCGCCGCTGCAGCGCCTGCCGCGACGGCCGGGCGCCGGTGCCGGGCACGGGCGCCCGGACGGCGCGCTGGCTGGTCGCCGCCGGCGCCAGCACCGCCGCCGACGAAAAGGCGCGATTGCCGCTGGCGGGCGACCCCGGCAAGCTGCTCGACAACATGCTGGCCGCGGTCGGCATGGGGCGCGAGCGCGACGTCTATGTCACCAACCTGATCAAGTGCCGGCCCTTGACCGCCGCCGGCGCCGAGCGCGCGCCCTCGGCGACCGAAGCCGCCGCCTGCCGCCTCTACCTGGAGCGCGAGGCGGCGTTGACCGGTGCCGCCACCGTGCTGACCCTGGGCCAGATCGCCGCCAACACGCTGCTCGGCCGGCCGCTCGCGGAACCGCTGGCGGGGGCGCGCGGCGCCGTGCACGCGGTGCCGCTGAACGCCGCCGAACTGGCGCTGGTGGCGACCCTGCATCCGGGCGAGCTACTGCGGCGCGGCGCCGACAAGGCGCAGGCCTGGGCCGACCTGTGCCGGGCGCGCGCGGCGCAGCCCGGCCAGGCGGACGGCGGGTGA